AGAAGTCAGTCTGAAGAGTATGCCATTGTGtatgactggtactgtatgaaTTTGAACGCCAGTGGTGTCTGTGATTCAATTAATAATGCTGTAATGGTCAGGTTTAGCATAGAGAACTTTTAAAAATAGGATCCATATTTTGAAGACACATTAATCAAAGACAGGCAATGCTATCTAAATGTCTTTGTTGTGAAATGGTATTTTAGTAAGCTATTAGATAGATCTTTTGAGGATGCCAGTATGTGCATATGATAACATGGCTTGTGGTAtttctgtaagtgtgtaagtggtgCTTTTAGATGCGAAAGGGTTGCCGTGGTACCACTTACACTTTGCCAGACTCCTGCAGCATCTCCATCCACTGGTTCTGCTCTGCCTCAGACTCAGCTGCCAGAACTATATTACCCTGTGGAAACAACAGAACTATGTTACCCTGTGGAAACAACAGAACTCTGTTACCCTGTGGAACCAACATAACTATGTTACCCTGTGGAACCAACAGAACTATGTTACCCTCTGGAACCAACAGAACTATATTACCCTACCATCATTCTGTGCCAAACGATATGAAAAGTGGACAAAAAGGCTCTGAGTAAGACCCTAttgacagcaaaaacaaacaacttacTGTGAAATCCTCGTGGTTGATCATCAATGCAAAAGGCATTCCCTGGTCTTCCCTTGGGGTTACTACACATCCTCCTAGTGGAATAACTCCCTTGGTCGaagagcaagagcgagagagagcgagagtgagagaaatagataggAGTCAGGGCAGGATGAATGGACTCATTAATTACTAGGATAGCAACGATGACCTCCTGAGTGCATTTGTCCAAATGCAATTGGGTTTGATTAATTATGGGATATGGGTCAAATATACTGACACCATCAGTACTGCCACTTCTCATTTCCCCTATGTACTATCAATCATGTGTGCTAGAAGACTTAATGACACTTACTTTGGGATGGATGTTGAAGAATTTATTTGTCTCAAAgttccttttttcattttcagcatAGTAGAGCAGGAAACTGTCCTTAATAATGAAaaacctgaagaaaaaaaacgttagATCAGAACAGATTACATAGTTACACATGCAAGAGGGTCACATTTTTCTGCAAAAGGGGCAAATTCTCCAAAAGGGTTAGCTGGTTTTACAATTAAATGAAGTAATCCTTTGTTAATTTAAAAGACAGTTCCCAGTTCTAATTATAAGATGCAATAAATCAGACTACAGATTGAACAATAAACTGTAAATCTAGGCCACTGAGTTTGATTTTCCCTGAAATGGGCTAGGACCAGCTTAGACATTAGAAGTTGTCAAGGTAAAGAGCGTGTCAGCACAATGCAAAACTGAGTTTAGACTGACATAAAACTGACTATACAAATCTGTGTTGAAATCTAAATACCACATTCAAGCTCTATCAAGACAAAAGCAATACTATTTCCACTGCCTTAATACCTGTCAGTATACTTATGTCATTAATATGTAAACATGTTCAGCACACATTTGAATGTCATTATCAGTATTCATCATATTCTTTGTCAGACATCAGAGCTGCATCAGATTTCTCCTCAGTTTATGTGAGCTCGGTAGCCTAAGCATTCAAAGTAATGGTAGAACTACGCAAACAGAGAGATACAAGTTATCAGACTCAAAGATGAGTATACTTCTGATCTATACTATCTACTTATATGCTCCAATACGTATATctgggacaggagagagagattgccgTACCTGCGAGACCACTTGGCAGAAGGACGTCCAAAGGGCCTTTTCCACAACACCCCGTGGATCTGCACCTTGGTGCTGATGTCCAGCACGTATGTGTCGGTCTGCTCCATGGAGCTCCAGGAGGAGGTGAGTGACggtctggaggaagaggagaacatGGTCCCCACTCTAAGCCAGGGGTAGGGTGGGTGGAGCGATGGATGCAAAATATCAATGAAGTAAAAATAGAAATGCACACATCAGTGTACATAaattccataaacacacatgcacatataaacacacacacacacaaactgacatacaaacacacgcacacacaaactgacatacaaaaacacgcacacacaaactgacaaacaaacacacgcacacacaaactgacatacaaaaaacacacacagaaaaaatcCCCAATAATTCAGTGAGGTGGAATAATGTGCCTGCCAATAACTGCATCAGCTGGCAGAAGAGAAAGTGGAAATAAAGCAGGGATATATAGAGGGAGGGCGAGGGAGtgtgcagagagaaagatgagctGGGGCAGGATGTAATAGAGGCTTTAGCAGAGTTTCTAAATCGGAGAGAAGGTCAATACCTCTCAGTGATCCTCAGTGCCAGTAAAACGCCATCATTGAGATTACTGCACTTCGAGCTGTGGGATCGCTTTAAACTCAAAGCTCTGTAATTGCGGGCTTCacgtccagacacacacatgtaaaagaGCAGTCCTCACATTCTCAAACTAATCCTACATACAGCTTAATGTGCTGACATCATGTCCTACGTAAGTGCACACACGGTATCGCTAGCTCAGTCAATATTCCATGGTCATCAGACTGATGCTGTGTGAAGCACTTGTGCACTTGATGAGTCCATTCTGTTTTCCGGGTTGTTTACAATGGCAATGGTATGCTTATAGCTGGGATTAAACCCCTGGGACCACTTTACTGAGCTGGGGGGGATTCATGTTTtataacaaacaataacaaatgaCAAACAACAGAAGAAAGCACAGTGTCATCTCTGCCCAGTGTCATTCATAATAATGAGTGACAGCTCACTCAGTGGGTCATACTGACTTGCTGTTGTCAAGAGCAtgctgtgttttatgttttaaataataataaaatttaAAACACAGTAAGAGAGGTAGATAAGGTAGGTCAATAACACATGAATAAATGACTACACACAAGTATGTTCCTTACAGAACCttaaaaaaactttatttatatcatTAACACAAAGGATTTCAGCTGTTTGAAGTTGCACaatcaagaaaaagaaataaggCAGACTCCCTGTGGAATGATCACATAACGCTGTTGGCTTGACAGTAAGCCAAACCGTTCCTCCCCACCAGCATTCAATCTCCAAATAGGGTAATTCCCTTTAAAACACAGATATTCtctttaaaaaattaaaattaaaattaaaatatagATTATCTACAGgtaatggaacacacaaagcaTTGTTGTTTGCTGATCCCACCACTGTATCTTTTACCACCCAAGTCCCAAACACAGATGAGTGCTTCTAGGGGCCTCTAGAGACAGCAGAGGAAGCCATGCTTTTCTCTCAAACAGCCAGAAGATGGGGCTACAACGCCAAGGCCGTTCAGAGGACAAGACTCCAACACCTATGGTAGCAGATTCATGGAAATGATCCATTCTGTGTCCTTTACTCCATCAATGTCCGATGCATCGTCAAATAATGGAGGCACACTTTCACCTGAATCCACAaaacgtgaatgtgtgtgtctatgggtaaATGGAGAGTTCTGTGTAGAAGTAGACAACACCAGCATTTAAACCTTAGAACCAACAACGGAACACCCTGGGATCTCTGTGACTGAGAAAGTGCTACGTTCACTTTAGGTCTAGcacttcatttttttctgttcaacATTTAAGAAGAGTGGTACCGTCTCCAACTGTGAGCATCTGGTCatgtgaacaaaacaaaattctATTTTGTACAGTATTCGATATTACATATCTAGTGGTGCTTGTAAGTTTAGGAACCCTTTAGAATGTTCTATATTTCTTCATAAATATGACCTATAACATCAGATTTCCACACAAGTCCTTAAAGTAGATAAAGAGAGCCCAATTAAACAAATAAGACAAAAATATTATACTTGGTCATTTTctattttataaaaaataaacgtTGGCGATTTAGTGAGCCAATATTACATATCTGAGTGGCAAAAGTATGTGAACCTTTGCTTTGAGTATCTGGCGTGACCCCCTCAAGCAGCAATACCAACTTCTGTGCTTGGGTCGTTTTGCTGCTTGACcacattctctggacattcagttCATGGACAGGGGTCTGGACATTTTCCTTCCAAATTAGCTGGTATAACTCAAAACTCAAAACATCAATGATGGCAAACAGGCCTGGCCCAGATGCAGCTCAAAACATGACAGCACGTTTCACAGATGGGATTGAATTCCCTCCATTTGTAGGTCTGTTCCTCCACACGATCTGCCTGACTGTGGACTGGTGGAGTCCAAATTCTTGAGATTGTTCTGTAACCTTTTTCAGCAACTACTTCTTGTGAAGATCAGACTTTGATCGATCCATTCATAAAACAGGGCACCCACTCACACCTGATTGTCACCCCATTGATTAAAAACACTCgactttaattaatttaatcttcaaaataaaagccaatCCTAGAGGTCCACATACGTTTGCCATTCACAGAGAAGTAATATTAGATCATTTtcctcaataaataaataaatgaccaaGTACAATACTTCTGTCTCATTGGTTAAATTGGGTTGTCGTAATCTACTTTTAGGACTTGTATGAAAATCTGAAGTTTTTGGTAATATTTATGCTGAAATATAGAAAATTGTaaagggttcacaaactttcaAGCACCACTGTAAACAACTGCTTTGCTCAAGCTGTAATCAAAGGTATGCGGACACATAAACCCAGCACGCGAGCAAGGGAAAACTTTTCCTACCTTCCATTTGACCAAAACATATTATATGGTTTACCTTAAAGCTGCTGTAAGGAATCATTTTGTACAATACATAAGCCATCTTTACAATATGATGACCATCACTCAAACGTATGCGCTGATAAAAGCTCTGATGGGCTTCATGTTCAGCAAAACATAACAATCATAACACAGTCAAGATGGATTAATTAACCGCAAAACTAATTAGGATGGGCACCCCTACCTGGCAATTATTCTGACTGTGCACAGCACAGGATAGGGAGGTGCGCCATCCTGTACTGGCTAAGCCTGGTAGACGTCACCAAAAATAGTTAACATATCTTACAGCAGCTTTAATGCAGGTGAAGATGCCGGCAACTAGCTCTAGGAGACAGAGTGCAAGTCTGTTGGAAAAGGCAATCAGTTATAGATGGTGACTGATTTAGTGTCGTTTGAGGGATGGGAGTTCTGAATTAAATATAAGACATACTAAGCAGTGTTCATCAAGGACCAGCTCACATTAACAGTAGATCTGTCAATCTACAAGTCTAATTCAGTCTCCCTCGTGATAAGCACATCATTTGTCAGCCACTCGATGTGACTTTAATGAGAACAACCATATCTGCCTAACTGATCTACTTTCCAGAAAACCAGAGAGGCCTTTCCTCAGGTCTAATCAGAACATAGAAAGAAATGTCAGTTTGCCTCGAGAACATCACCAGGCATAATCATCTTATTTTACATGTTGTATTGTAGGCCTCTTCATTAAAAGATTGAGCTGTGGTTCTGGCCAATTCTTCACCGctgtacttttttatttttttatggtCCAGTAGTCAGTGTGACTAAAATGAAGGTGCAGGGCAGAAAATACCTTAAAAGTGTTTAAAAGCAAGACATTTGTGATTGTTCTGTAAAGCAAACATTGATGTGATGTTTGGACCCATGTTGGCTCCTTGACTGCTCACTGCACTTTGTTTAACCCCTGACCAGAGTCCATTGACTTATCTCTGATGCAAAGACAACATTTCCATATACCCAATTACATTGTTGACAAAGTTAAACTACAAACCCCCCCCTTCACCCAGAAAAAAAGGCCTaagaaacaaaaaatgaaatggaGCACGTCAGCATTCAACCACACAGCATGTTCACATTTCATGCACAGGAGAGGGATGACCTCTTAGGGGGGAGGTCTATACCATGGTGAAGGGGTCTGTACCATGGGAGACCAAGTGGACCCCATCCCTTTCCTTCTACCTCCTCATCTTCTTTACTCAGTTTGGTCAAAGTGACTTGATTCCAGGAACGACGTATCCATCCACAGGTCCCCGAAATGGCAACATGAGAAGTGTGTATGGCCTTAAACACTGAaactctcagtctttctcttttcctcctttccaGACCtctacatccatccatccatccatccatccatccatccatcgcCCAGCTCTTCCCATCTGGCTGATCTGATGCCCCGTCTAGTGCTGATGTCCAATGGACAGGACCAAGGGAATGAGGCATCCCAGCACCAGGGCGCCTACCTCCACTTTACTTAGTCCTTTCCCGTTATTCCCTGCACTGGACCCGTGGCTGTGGCCTGTACCGCCCACCTCTGGCAGGACGTGTACAGTGGCCACATAGAGGAAGGTGCCAGCGGAGAACAGCATGGCTACTCCCGTGGCATTCACATCTGACAAGGCCTCTTTACTGCTCTGGAGGGGAGGAATACACAACGAGAAGGAGTCAAATCAGAAGGGTAGCAGTAAGGAGACAGAGGTGGGCAATCATCTAGTGTAAATAATTAAGTGTAAGTTGTAAATGTAATTAAGAGATTCACAGAATCTCCTACACAGTCTGTGGCATTGGGTTCTGTGCTGCAGTCTGTCGTTGttgtggaagaggaggaggaacgtGAGGATGAGAGGTTTACCTGGCTGAGGCCCAGAAACGTGAGCATAGCTAGGGCTGGTGCTGCCAAGGCAAATACCAGCAGGTGCTTGCGAATGCGATTCCTCTCCAGGCCTGCATGCATCAGGAAAGAGACAAGGCCAAACGCAGCCGGAGCCTGTCACAGGAAACAGGAGGGAATTAGGAGGAACCAACTTAATGCCAACTGACTTGAGATGATCAAGTGGTAAACTATGACAAGTGAAAACTGAATAATGTTATTGCAAATCACACAATAGGTTATGCAAGTAGGTCAAGTGGGTCGGTGATACCGAAACCTATGCAGAAAACCACAGAGCTGATCTCACATATCACTTATCATGAGTTCTCAACACAATTCATCGCCTCATATGTGTAAACATGAAGAAAGTCCAAAATGCAGTAAAGGAATCTAACAGTAAGGGTGGTGTGTATCTAGTTACCTTGTGCAGCATAATGGCCACAAACACAATGAGCTGAACGCTGGTCTGAGACGTGGAGGCAGCAGCACCCAGAGCCACCCCATCAGCTGAAATCAACAAACAAAGAACTCATTGTAAATTCCCACAGGGAGACTGGTCATGCCATTGTGTTCTAAACTTATAACAGATGTCAGTATTACAGCTTTATTAAGAAGTAAAATCATAAtgtaacacacaacatacaacattTTGCCAACTAGAGAATTCCGGCCCTCCACCTACCTGCAGCATGGACTACAAGACCCAGAGTGGTGGTGATCTTTGAGCTGGCTATTCTTGCAGACTCAGGATCTGTGAAGACAACAAAAGCATTTTCAGCTTCACTGATAAACCAATCACAGTCCAGTCACTGCCTGCCAGAGCATTATCCCTGAGGATTGATTTTTGAGGCAAAGGTTGAGAGTTCAAAGGTAGTGTTGATCAAACTTACCatcactactgctgctgctatgcAAGTGTGAGGTACCAATCTGGTCCACCAACAGCATGAAGACAAAGCCCAGGACCAGGGAGACACCGATATAGGCATGCAGCTGCTCATGCCCATGCTCACCACTAGAGCCCGCAACCGGCTCCACTGCCACCTTGGGCTCTGACACCCCTGACTCCAGTTGCCCGTGCCCATGATGCCCGGCTGAGAACAGTAGCAGAAGGTCATCCCCATTATTCATTACTGGCTCACAACCACAAATATGTTCACAACAACCTATGCATGATTGGTCTTAAGATATCTATGTAGTACTGATTTCATAACAAACATCAGGTAAGAAATAAGACCTTTTAAGACAAAAGGAAACCTCCCTATTATTATTCTAGTCACAAGCTGCTCAAATATATCTTTTATATCGCATATCCCTCTCATTTAGATAGCAATGTAAACAATAGATCCTCTAGAGGCTTACAATGGTTATTATTATGGTGTAAAAATGATATGGTTACTTTTCCATAGTTCGATTTGTCATTAGTCAGAGTGTTGTATATAGACCCACCCTCCAGAACTTCCTCATAGAGTGCGTGGACTCCCTCTGGGATGATGACAGCAAGTGCAGTCCCACATAACAGGCCTGCTCCCAGGACCGTCACTAGCTTCAATTTTTCCTGAGggacaaatacatatttactTCACTCCATATTCCATATCAATAATTAGCCCAAATCTTTTAAGGGCGTACACGTGTAAACAAAGTTCACAGTGTCCCTTGTGGAATCAGCGTCACTGGATCTGCTTCAACACAGGAATGAGAGGACATGAAAGCGAACTATGCAAGACTTAAATGACTGGTAAACTGTTTAAAGGCTGATTAcagtttattaaaaaaaaaaaaaaaagtgggctCTGCTTTGCTGGAAGAACATCCTAGTCTGAGCCACTATACCTATATTTACACTATACCTGTATTTACAAACTAAACTACCCACAACCCATGGAACTAACTCAAAAAGTCCACTGCTCTTTGACCCACGAGCGTGCTATTTGCCACCACCAAAATGCAAAGACTCCAACTATAATTTGATTTCAGAATCAGACGTGCTGCTCGTTGCAACAGCAAACGACTCGCCACTGGTATTTTTCTCTCAATGTGCAATTTTAATCATTTGCATTCAACTTGACACTCATTcgcaatgtaaatgtaaatgttaatgttagctagctggctCTCAAACCATCTAACGTTGGCTTGAAATGCAGGATGTTACTCCATGGGCCGACATTGAGTGCAACTAATAACAATATAACAAATGTTAAGATACTCACCTCAGAGAAATTAACAGCCAACGGAATGGTTCCGGCAACATAACACCCCACTAacattgccaatgacagcagacTTATTGAGCTGAAATCATCCATTATTGCGTTCGGTATAGCAATCTATAGCTAACGTTGACGATCTAAAAAGCTAATCCAAACAGCAATGCAGAAGTTGTACTGACGTTACTTGTTTAGTTAGTGCACTGCAAATTCAAATGTAAGAGCGCTATGCAGCTGGAATAATCCTGACAAGTAACGTAAACTGAATATATCACATTAACACGGCAGTCAATATTAATAATCAACGTAGACCAGATGATTAACTTAACCGGTTGATTAATATTTGTGTTATAAGATCTGCGGACAGTGAGCTAGCTATCAGATACCTAGCTTCGTGGACAAACTTTCACAACCAGCTAAGCTTAGCAGTCTTTTAGAAAGCTGAAATTCAACAGCCTTGTAGTCAGATAGTTTAAGTAAACAACATTCGACAACAATGTATATACAGATACGTGGAAAATACGTGTAGCCGTTTTTAAAAATGATACGTTCCACCAGTACGGAAACGCATCCTCCTAAACTGGTCGTTTGTTAACATAGCCTACCTACCTAGCCACGCTCAATGGTCCCTTGCCACAGTGGCAGAAAATACGCCAGATAACGTAAGCTAGCCTACCTAGTTAGCTCTTGCTACTGATGTCACCTATGATGAAGAAGCTAAGATGGATGTATTGGTAATGAGCCATTACGCAGAGTTTTACAGTCTTGCagaaaatctttctgtggctaATTTATTCGAGAGCTTCCGACTAAACAATTAGCTGCTCGCCTGTCTAATATGTATAGTTGTGCCGATTCTAGCTAGCTGGCTATCTAGCAGTTTACATTCCGAAGCCACCACAGCCACTATGAACTCTGGGATATTTCCGTTTTACAGCAGTCCGTTCCAAGCGTTTGACAACAATATTTTGTCAAAGTAAAGGTTTCATCCCAGAACACACGAACTGTAGGCTCTGTAGACGCTCTGTAGACGCtctgtagggggggggggcacccaaCCACTTCCATAGTAGTCAACATAAATCATTGGTCTGTTCACAATATACAGATGTATTAATTAATGTACAGTATTCATTTATGTGTACCTACCAACCAATAAGGTTTAGGTGGCTTCCTTCTCCCTTATTAGCCTGGACAAATATTGACTACATTATACTTCATTCATTGTTGTCTGTCAATGCTCAACGGGGGCCTGTTGTGCTGGGGTACCCATGCCCCTGTATCCAAGCTTGTATTCATTATCTATTGATTCCTTACCCACAGAAGTCGGGACTGAAATGAGACAAAGTTCCAGATTACAGCCTTGTAATGTTTTGAATGTTGTTTTATAGTATCTAAGGAAGCATTTTTGGTAAAACTACCCAACCTTTAATCTGAAAACGCTACATACCTCTTAACTAATCTAAGGCAGAGTACTTCAATTTAGATTGCTTTGACAGAAATCAATTGTATTGAAATAGCAGTCTAGCAAATTAAGACAAAGTAAACCATCCATCTgccaaaattaaattaaatcgcAAGACTGTGAATGTTGGCTACCTTACATCAACAGACCACGATTTTCTGGCTTGTTTTGTACAGCGTTTGTGCATTGTGAAGTAGCCCAGTGGAAACAAAAGGCACACAGAAAAATTAGGCCCCATTTGATATAAAGTGTATATCTAAGGACAGTTAATACAAAGTGTTGCATTAAATGAACACAACAATTCCACAATACTCATAGAAATAAGATATCACGATTGAGCAAAGAAGCTAAAATGAATGATCTGTTCCCTTGTGCTTGTAAAAGACCCATTAAAGATAACAGATCTCTGTGTTAATAGATCTACAacacatttatatttgtgtccatgtgtctacATTTTGATGTTTTGGAGAGAAATCAATAGTGTGGTGACACTGACAGATACTGCAAAAGAACACACCTTTAAATAATAGTACTGTTGATGAAAGCTAGAGGGCAGAAGAGGGCCAATATtaattgaaaatgtaaacatttaaaattGAACAGAAAAGGAGTCCAAGTTCAGTGTACATTTTATGTTGTATGAACAAAAACAGCATGACTACGTTGTCAAGATTAGAGTTATGTCTGTTACAGTGTTGCTTGGGCAATATTTTGTACTGATACTTGTAGATCAGTACTTTTATTAATCATAATTATAACATCTTACATAGCATAGAATGTAAAgctatggtaacaaaatatttttaaagTTATTATTTTGAATGTAACAAAAGCAACTTTTTACCCCAAAACATCAAGCAACTTGTCaactgacacacaacacacacacacacacacacacacacacaacacacacacacacacacacagacactacttTACTACCTTAAAGGGACAGTGTccattctggcaaaaggttgttgctGATTTTTGAGCTCAACAATCAatcggactgcatctttaatttTATATTCAATCTTTCTGTCGCTGTTTTCCTGTTGAATGTCTTTTCTTTCGCGGACATTTTGAAATCTGAAGTAGTAGTTCAAGATTTGGATTGATAAGTTATCTGAATGTGGATCCCTTGATTAGAGTAACTATCTCAACAATGTAGTACCACCTGAGCAAAAGGCCACACTAACTAAAAAGCATATTAACCACATTAAAATTAACATGATAACAACCACCTAGGATCAAGATTAAACGTGTTTTCATAgcaggacaaacacaaacacaaggtgtTTTCATAGCAGGACAAAATATGgcatctttttttccctctcacagATTCCTTCTGTCTGGGTTTCCATAATGGCTGTGCAAAGAACTGAGGAAAAGTAATTATCAAAAGGGGCTGCAACAGGAGTGAggagctccatctctctcaccactCAATTGTGACAGCTAAATTACAAATTTGACACAATAAAGTTCTGGGCTGGCAATCCGCCCACTGAATATTGCTTATATATGTTTGGAAAGCCTTTATTGGGAATCTGATCCGTATCagtaatcaattaattaatgcACTTTATCTATCCACATTTAATCCGCATCATTaccatcagcatcatcatcatcatcatcagtcaaTATAAACGATCTCTGTTTGTAATTGAATATTTCTGTAATTGCACTACACTACAGTTGGACGCTACTCCCATTTTGATCTGAGTGAAAATACGATTTTAACCACTGAAAGTAAGTATTCACAAACCCATGAATAACGTCAGTTTTTATAAcattcaacaacaaaaacagattaGGGTAAATTCTGTCTGAAAGTTTGGCATCAGTGAAGGGACAGTCTATAGGACTATCGAAGATGATGAATTGATACCTGTACAAATTGTACTCacagcacaaccacacaaagaGTCTCATATATTCCCTTAATCTGCCAATGGACTCACATACAACCAATGAAATCCTTTTGTACCCATACACCCTCTCATCATGACTTGGCCTTGGCCTTGTCTCAATCTGATCTCTGGAATGGCACCCCACTCAGGGCCGGTAGCTGATAATGGAAGGGAGGAGCTCTCCTTTGAGTGCCTACTACAGCACCACACAGTAGGCTAATCGACTACAAGCACTGAATGGGGAGACCGGAAGATGAAAAGTATAAACACTGTACAAATAGCTTTTTGCAGTTTCTGAACAGTTATTGAAGTAAACAGATGCAGGTGTCTCTCTGTAGGCATcgtttccatgttgtcagaccctaATAATAACATTTACGAGTCTGTCAGAGACgaaaacaagtggtttactttgatgtGCTGGCTTGCCCCATAGGATTCCATTGCATAGTCGTTTTGCGGTTGCCGGTTTTAGCGTTATAACTTAATATGTGACTGATTTCAATCATTAATTGTCCTCAAAAAGATCTAAAATAAAtaagggcccaggttgaaaaatcccaaagtttccctttaaaatGAGGTGCAAATGCACTGTAATGTTATAGAATGTTAATGTATGCAAATATGTAGAACAGAAAATATTTGTCAGAGAGAATATGCACCATACAGTATCTACAGGCTAGTCATCGCCTTAACTCTTAAATTTGCATGGCCAGAGAGCCTTGACTGCCTTGAAATGACTTGTAATAT
Above is a window of Clupea harengus chromosome 14, Ch_v2.0.2, whole genome shotgun sequence DNA encoding:
- the slc39a9 gene encoding zinc transporter ZIP9, which translates into the protein MDDFSSISLLSLAMLVGCYVAGTIPLAVNFSEEKLKLVTVLGAGLLCGTALAVIIPEGVHALYEEVLEAGHHGHGQLESGVSEPKVAVEPVAGSSGEHGHEQLHAYIGVSLVLGFVFMLLVDQIGTSHLHSSSSSDDPESARIASSKITTTLGLVVHAAADGVALGAAASTSQTSVQLIVFVAIMLHKAPAAFGLVSFLMHAGLERNRIRKHLLVFALAAPALAMLTFLGLSQSSKEALSDVNATGVAMLFSAGTFLYVATVHVLPEVGGTGHSHGSSAGNNGKGLSKVEVGALVLGCLIPLVLSIGHQH